DNA sequence from the Sinomonas terrae genome:
GGGCAGCACACCCGCCGCGATGGGCACGGCGGCCCACCACCACCGGTCGGGATCGACACGCCTTCCCGAGGTCGCGACGGCGACGGCGAACATCGCGAAGGCGAACAGCAGAGCGAGCCAGGGATTCCGGCCGAGCTGCGAGACGAGGAGGGCGACGACGGCGAGTTGGCCGACGGCGCGCAGGCTCGCCGTGATGGGCGGGAGCCAGCCGCCGTCGAGCGCCCAGTGGTGCACGGCGGCGGCGAGGGCGGTAAGGAGGACGACGGCGACGACGACCCCGGGCCCGAGGCCTAGAAGCGTCGAACTCTGCACCCGAACTACAATAAGAGGCTGCGCGCCCAACCCGGTGCGCTTCCCGCCGGAAGGATGCTCCTGTGACCAACGTCCCTGTCCGTCCCCTGCGTGTGGCCGTGATCGGTGCCGGGCCTGCCGGGGTCTATGCGGCGGACATCCTGACGAAGTCGAGTGAGGTCAGGGATGCCGGGCTGGAGGTCAGCATCGACCTGTTCGACCAGTACCCGGCCCCGTACGGGCTCATCCGGTACGGGGTGGCCCCGGACCACCCGCGGATCAAGGGGATCGTGAACGCGCTGCACAAGGTCCTGGACCGGGGGGACATCCGCTTCATCGGCAACGTCGCCTACGGCCGGGACCTGACGTTGGGCGACTTCCGTCACCTCTACGACGCGGTGGTCTTCGCCACGGGGGCGGTCAAGGACGCCCGGCTGGAGATCCCGGGGGCGGACCTGGAGGGCTCCTTCGGCGGGGCGGACTTCGTCTCCTGGTACGACGGGCACCCGGACGTGCCGCGGGAGTGGCCGCTGGAGGCCCGGGAGGTCGCGGTGCTGGGCAACGGCAACGTGGCCCTGGACGTGGCGCGGATGCTCTCCAAGCATGCCGAGGACCTGCTGGTGACCGAGATCCCGGACAACGTCTACCAGGCGCTCCGGCGCAGCCCGGTCACGGACGTGCACGTGTTCGGGCGGCGGGGGCCGGCGCAGATCAAGTTCACCCCGCTGGAGCTGCGCGAGCTCTCCCACTCCCGGGACGTGGACATCGTCCTGTACCCGGAGGACTTCGAGTTCGACGAGGCCTCGGACGAGGCGATCAGGACCAACAACCAGGTCAAGACCATGGTCAACACGCTGGCGAACTGGATCGCCGAGGAGAAGGACACGGGGGCCTCCCGGCGCCTGCACCTGCACTTCCTGCACAACCCGGTGCGGATCTACGACTCGCCCGAGGCCCCGGGGAGGGTCGCGGGGATCCGGTTCGAGCGGATGGAGCTGGACGGGACGGGCAACGTCCGCGGGACCGGGGAGTTCGTGGACTACCCGGTCCAGGCCGTGTACCGGGCGATCGGCTACCACGGCTCGGAGCTGGCCGAGCTGGAGTACGACGAGCACCGGGGCGTGATCCCCAACGACGGCGGGCGGGTCCTGGACGCGGACGGGAACCCCGTCCCCGGGGTCTACACGACCGGATGGATCAAGCGCGGCCCCGTCGGCCTCATCGGCCACACGAAGGGCGACGCCCTCGAGACGATCGGCTGCCTGCTCGAGGACCGCGACTCCCTCCCCCGCGCCGAGGACCCCGACGAGCACGCCATCATCGCCCTGCTCGAAGAGCGCGGCATCGAATACACCACCTGGGAGGGCTGGAACGAGCTCGACGCCCACGAACGCGCCCTCGGGGAGAAGTTCACCGCCGAATCCGCCGAACGCGGCACCCCCGTCCAACGCGAACGCGTCAAGGTCGTGCCGCGCGAGGAAATGGTGAGGATCTCGCGCAAGAACGTCGGCTAGCGCCGGAGGCTCTCGAGGAGAGTCGCGATCGCGTCGGCGTGCGCTGGAAGCGGCTCGAGATCGAGCCGGCATCCTCGTTCGCCGCAGCTCGGCAGGAGCCGGTCAAGCCGCTCGGCGGCGTCCTGAAGTCGCGCGAACGCCGTTCGAGTCCTCGGCATGAGGGCCGTGACGATCGCGCCGACGTGGCTCAGCACCGCCGTCGTGCCCGTGAAGGCGCCCAGGACCGCGCTGCCGATCTCTGCCTGGGTCCCCCATGGAAGCGCCGCGACGGCGGGGGTACAGACGGGCAGTCGCACTGTTGCGATGATCCTCGCGCTCGCCCCCGCCAGATCCTCGGCGTACAGCTCATAGATGCGCGACGTGAAGTGTGCCCACGTCGAGAGCCCAGTTCCGGGGTCGACACACGAGACGCCGAGTTCTGCGCGCTCGACCGATTCGGCCCAGGCCTCGACGAACGCGGCGACGAGGGGGCCCGGCGGGTCCACCGTGAGTGCTTCGAAGAAGGCGTAGAGGTCCATGACAGCTTCGGCCGAGCCAACACCCTGAATCGCCCGGGCTCGGCCCAATGCGCGGACGGTGCCTTCGAGCCCGAGGATGAAGCCGCGGCCAGAGGCCCGTTCGACGAGGTCAATGACCTCGGGACACATCCAATCCGAGGCGACCCGCCAAGTCCCGGCCAGCGCCCGACGCCGCCACGCACCCAGGATCCCCTCCTCTCGGCCCCTCCTGCCCAGGCTCAGAACATTGCCCATGTCCAATGTGAGTAGCGGTAGGCCCGGACATGACGCAGAAAGTTCGGGGGCGAGAAACGGCGTCATAGAATCGGCCAAGCGAACTCTCACGTCATTGCGACCGTCGAGCCGGAAGGACGTTCCATGACCGCGAGTGCTGACGCCGAGGGCACAGTTGCCCCCAGCGACGCACAGCTCATCGCCGAAGTCCGCGCAGGCGCGACGGAGGCGTACGCCCGCCTTTTCGAGCGGCACCACAGTGCCGCCGTCGGACTCGCGCGCCGTTACGCCCGCAACGCGAGCGACGCCGAAGACCTCGCCGCTGAGGGCTTCGCCAACGTGCTGACGGCACTTCAGGGCGGCTCGGGCCCGGATTCGTTCTTCCGCGCCTACCTCTTCACCTCGATTGCTCGGCTGGCCGCCCGGGGAAACGTCAAGGCTGCCCGGCAGACGCTGAGCGAGGACATGGAGCGCTACGAGGGTGAGCAGCCGTACGACGATCCGGTGCTTGTGGGTTTCGAGTCGGATGCCGTTTCCGTGGCGTTCCGCACGCTCCCCGAGCGGTGGCAGGCCGTCCTCTGGTACACCGAGGTCGACGGCATGCCGCCCGCCGCCGTCGCGCCCCTCCTCGGGCTCTCGCCGAACGCGGTCTCGGCCCTCGCGCTACGCGCCCGGGAGGGCCTCCGCCAGGCTTATCTGCAGGCGCATATCGCGCCTGAGACGGTCGACGACGCGTGCGCACCGTTCGCGGACAAGCTCGGCGCCTACGCCCGGAACGGCCTGAGCCCGCGCAAGGAAAGGAAGGTCCGAGAGCACGTCGAGGCCTGCCCGAGTTGTTCAGCCGCCCTGCTCGAAATCCAAGATGTCGGCGCCGGAATGCGGGCGGTCATCTTCCCGCTCGTGACCGCGCTGCCGTTCGTGGCTCCGGCCGCTGGGAAGATCGTCGGGGGAGGCCTCGCCCTCGGAGGCCTCGAGTGGCTTCGACGCGGAGCCGGCAAGGTCGGGGCGGCGAATCTGGTTCTCGTCGGAATCGCCCTCGCCATGGTGATCGCGGGCGGCTTCGCCGTCGTTTCCCTTGGGTGGGTGCCCCGGGAGCCACCTGCCCAGGCTGCGGCCCCCACACCATCCGCGGGGTCCCCGGCAACCGGGGCGACGACGGCACCCGGGGCCTCGGCGCCGTCGTCGGCTTCTTCACCGAGCGCCCCTGAATCCGGCGCTGTGCCGGTTCAAGGGCCGGCGCCAGTTCAAGAGCCTGCGCCAGTCCAAGAGCCAGAGCCGGTTCAAGAGTCCGCGCCGGTTCAAGGACTAGGGCCAGTTCAAGGACCAGCGCCAGTTCAACAGCCCGCGTACCCGTTCCCCGCCGTTGTTGCGACGGCGCTCCCGGCACCTGCTCCCGTGCCTGTGCCGGTCCCCTCGCCGACCCGGGCGGCCCCGAAACTCTCGCCGAGTGCGACGGCGAGCCCGACCTTGAGTGCCACGGCTACTCCGACGCCAAGCCCCAGCCCGAGCTCAACAGTCTTCCCCTACACGCTGACCGGGGCAGTGACCCGGGCTTCGGGGACTTCGGCTCCGGGGACCTCGAGCACGGACACCATCCAGCTCAAGGCGAACCCAGCGCGGAAGCCTTCCGAGCCGACGGAGGCGGTCGTGACGGTCCGCTACGGCTCCCTCGTCCAGCCGGCCTGGTCGACGCCGTGGTCCTGCTCGCTATTCGTCGACGCGGCCGCTGCTTCGACGACGCTCACCTGCTCGACCCCGTTCGACGGCGGGCCCCAGATTCCCGCTTTGACCCTCGACTGGGGAACCGCCACACCGCCGAGGATCGGCGGCGACGCAGTTCTCACGTCTGTACTCACCGGAACGTCTGTCTCCAACCGTCTAGTGTTCTAGAGCACACTTTTCGAGGGAAAGCAAGAGGCGGGATTCCGCATACTGAGACGATTTGATCGTCCCATGGAGTGGACTCCTAAGGTTAACAGGTTGTTCTGGCCTCCCCGGACTTTTGCCTCCGTGCTATTTGCCTCCGTGGCTGCCATCGCCCGAGCCTCAGGAAGACGATGCAGATCCTCCGCACCAAGCCCATCGAGCAGACGCTCGCCGACTCCGACGAGCCCGGCAGGAGACTCAAACGGTCCCTGAGCACGTGGGACCTCATGATCATGGGTATCGCGGTAGCGGTCGGCGCCGGTATCTTCTCGGTCGGCGCGAAGGCCGCGGCGAGCTTCGCCGGTCCGGCGGTGACGGTCTCCTTCGCGATCGCGGCCGTCGCGTGCGCTCTGGCGATCATGTGCTACGCCGAGTTCGCGACGGCGATCCCGGTCGCCGGGTCCGCGTACGTCTTCACGTACGCGACGATGGGGGAGCTCCTGGCCTGGATCATCGGCTGGAACCTCATCCTCGAGCTCTTCACGGCCGGCGCCGTCGTTGCCAAGTACTGGGGCCTCTACCTGAGCAAGGTCTTCGCCCTCGCGGGGCTCAACGTTCCGGCGAGTGTCCACCTCGGCCCGGTCGAGCTCGTGTGGGGGCCGTTCCTCATCGTCGCGATCTTCACGGCCCTGCTCGTGCTCGGCACGAAGCTGTCCGCGCGGGTGGCGAACTTCTTCACGATCGTCAAGATCGCCGTCGTCCTCTTCGTCATTGTCGTCGGATTCATGTACGTCAAGGCGCAGAACTACAGCCCGTTCGTCCCCGCCGCAGTTCCCTCGCACGCCTCGGGCAGCACCGCCGTCCTCCAGCAGTCCCTCTTCTCGTTCGCGACCGGCTCTGCCCCGGCCCAGTACGGACTCTTCGGCGTGTTCGCGGGTGCGGCCCTCGTGTTCTTCGCGTTCATCGGCTTCGATGTCGTGGCGACGAGCGCGGAGGAGGTCAAGAACCCCCAGAAGACCCTCCCGCGCGGCATCTTCGCCGGCCTCGGTGCCGTGACGCTCCTGTACATCCTCGTTTCGCTCGCGCTCACCGGCATGGTTCCCTACACGACGCTCGCCGCCGCCGACCAGCCCACCCTCACCACGGCTTTCGAAGCCGTCGGCAACACGGGCGCCGCCAAGGTCATCGCGTTCGGTTCGCTCGTCGGCCTCACCACGGTCATCATGGTGCTGCTCATGGGCTTCGCCCGCGTGGTCCTCGCCATGAGCCGCGACGGCCTCCTGCCCCGCGCGCTCTCGGTCACCTCCGAGAAGCGGTCGACGCCGGCGCGCCTCCAGATCCTGTGTGGCGCCCTGGTCGCCCTCGTTGCAGGCCTCACGCAGGTCGATGTGCTCGAAGAGATGATCAACATCGGCACCCTCTCGGCGTTCGTCGTCGTGAGCCTCGGGATCATCGTCCTGCGCCGGCGCCGCCCCGACCTCAAGCCCTCGTTCCGGGTTCCGTTCGGCAAGGTCATCCCGATCGTGTCGGCCGTGCTCTGCCTCTACCTCATGACGAACCTCGCAGTCGAGACCTGGATCTACTGGGCAGGCTGGCTCGTGATCGGGCTCGTCATCTACTTCTCGTACGGCCAGCGCCACTCGCGGCTCAACGAACGGTTCGCGCAGGCGCGGCAGGCGGTAGCCCCTGAGGCCCGCGAACGTGTCCCGAGCCCGGAATCCTGAGAAGCCCGCTGTAGGATCACAAAGAAGGGGACACACACTCGGCAGATCCGATCGCACCTTTGTGATCGGTAGCAAGGAATGGTTATGGCAAGACCGCCGCGTCCAGAGCGGAAAACGGAGCTACTCGAGCAGATTCTCGAGTTCCTGCTGGACAAGACGCTTGCCGACCTCACCTTCCGGAGCCTTGCCGACGGGCTCGGCATCAGCAGCTACGTCCTCGTCTACCACTTCGGCAATCGCGAGCAGCTCGTCGCTGAGATCATCCGCGGCATCGAGTCTCGCTTCGAACGGCACCGTCCGGGGGCGGAGCGGCTGAGCCTCGACGAGCTCGTGCTCTGGGCGCGGACGGTTTTCGCCCAGTCGCTCGAACACCGCGGGCGGCAGCTGCAGCGGCTCGAGTTCGAGGCCGCCGTCCAGGACGCCGTCGCCGAGCGCGCTCGCGGCAACTCCGTTTCCGGCTACCTCAGCTGGTGCGGATTCCTCACGTCCTGGCTCGAGGGGGAGGGCTTTCCCGATGACGACGCCGCTGTCTGGGGCCGCACGTTCGTCGCCTCCGTGATGGGCATCCTCTACGACTACGTCATCTGTGGAGACCGCGAGGCTGTCACCGCATCGTTCGAGATGCTCATCGATACGTTCGTCCGCCAGCTGGAGGCCATGCGCCCGTGCCTCGGACGCCGCGCCTGAGCAGGGCTTAAACCCGTTGCGCCGTCACCTCCGCAGGGTTTAAACCCGTTGCGCCGTCACGTCCGCAGGGTCAGACCCTGCGGACGTGACGGCGCAATCAGGGGCGGGCCGCCAGCTGTTGCCCAGCGGCCACTGCCAAGGGGCTAACGGGAGCCGCTACTTGCCGAGCTCCGCCCGGAGCTTCGCGCCGAGCTCTGCGTCCACGTTGGTCCAGTACTGGATCGCGCGCTCCTTGATGTCGGCGCGCTTCACGCCGCCGATCGCCCCAGCGATGGTGTCGAGGAAGCGGGCGCGGGCAGCGTCGTCGAACACCTCACGGTAGAGGATGCCCGGCTGCACGAAGTCGCCGTCCTCGGCGTGGAGGGAGTGCGCGGCGAGAGTAAGCTCGCCGTCGTTCTCCCAGCCGCCGCCCGGGTTGGTGGGCTCGACGGCGGTGGGGCCACCGAGCGAGTTGGGCGCGTAGACCGGGGTCTCGGGCGAGTTGAAGTAGAAGCGAGCCGAGCCGTCCTGGCTGTAGTTGCGCACCTCATTCTTCGGTGCGTTGACCGGGAGCTGGGCATGGTTGGTGCCCACGCGGTAGCGGTGCGCGTCCGCGTAGGAGAAGATGCGGGCCTGCAGCATCTTGTCCGGCGAGGCAGCGATGCCGGGAACGAAGTTCGACGGCGCGAACGCCGCCTGCTCGATCTGCGCGAAGTAGTTCTCCGGGTTCCGGTTCAGGGTCATCGTGCCGACCTTGATGAGCGGGTAGTCCTTCTTGGACCACGTCTTCGTGAGGTCGAACGGGTTGTACCGGTAGGTCTTGGCCTCTTCGTACGGCATGACCTGGACGAAGAGGTCCCAGCTCGGGAAGTTGCCCTCTTCGATGTTCTCGTAGAGGTCCTGGATGTAGTAGTCGGCGTTCTCGCCGGCGATCCGCTGGGCCTCCTCGTTCGTGAGGTTCTCGACGCCCTGCTTCGTGTGGAAGTGGTACTTGACCCAGAAACGCTCGCCCTCGGCGTTGATCCACTGGTACGTGTGCGAGCCGTAGCCCTGCATGTTGCGCCACGTCTTCGGCAGGCCGCGGTCGCCCATCAGCCACGTGACCTGGTGGGCGGACTCGGGGGAGAGCGTCCAGAAGTCCCACACCATGTCTGCATCGTGCAGGTGGCTGCCCGGAAGGCGCTTCTGCGAGTGGATGAAGTCGGGGAACTTGATGCCGTCGCGGATGAAGAACACCGGGGTGTTGTTGCCGACGAGGTCGTAGTTGCCCTCGGTCGTGTAGAACTTCACGGCGAAGCCGCGGGGGTCGCGCCATGTGTCGGGGGAGCCGTTCTCGCCGGCGACTGAGGAGAAGCGGATGAGCATCTCCGTCTCGACGTCCGGCTGGAAGAGCGCGGCCTTCGTGTACTGGGAGACGTCCTCGGTGGTCTTGAACACACCGAACGCGCCGCCGCCCTTGGCGTGCACCACGCGCTCCGGCACGCGCTCCCGGTTGAACTGGGCGAGCTTCTCGACCAGGTAATGGTCCGTCAGGATGATCGCGCCGTCCGGGCCCAGCGACTGTGCATGGGCGTCCGAGGTGACAGGGGCGCCGGACTGGGTCGTCGAGTAGTTGACCGTCATGACTCTCCTTCTTTTTTTCCGCACTGGTGCGCGGTGTGGGTTTAGGTGGAGGGGAGGGATTGTGGGGAACCGGACGGCGCGTGCTGCTTCGCAGCGCAGTCCGAGCAGATGCCGACGTACGTGACGTCGGCGATCATGATCGTCATTCCGTGGGTCTCGCTCGGAGTGAGGCACGGCGCGTGGCCGACGGCGCACTCGACGTCCTCCACGCGGCCGCACACAGAGCAGATCGCGTGGTGGTGGTTGTCGCCGACGCGCGTCTCGTAGAGGGCGGGGGAGTGCGGGGGTTCGAAGCGGCGCAGCATTCCGAGGTCCGTCAGATCGCCGAGGACGACGTAGACGGACTGCGGGGTGAGTTCGGGGAGGTCTTCGCGCGCCAACGCGAGGATTGCGTCGGCCGAGGAGTGCGGATGGCGGTCGACGGCGTCGAGCACCGCAAGGCGCTGGCGCGTGACGCGCCTGCCGTGCTCGCGGAGTGCCGCAGACCAAGCTGGCACAGAGGGCTGACGCCCATCGCCGTGCATGCGTTCCATGGACCCATTGAAGCATTTATTTTGAGATACTCACAATAAGGTGAGCCTCACCTGAGCTTGACAGGAGGCGGTCCGAGTGTGACAGCTTCTGCACAGGAGCCGTGGCTACGCTGGCGGCAAGGGGACCTCGCGTCCCGCCTTGGAAGGAGTATCCGTGGACACAGCGATGGGCACGACGACGGCGCCCCGCGAGGCGCTCGCCGTCGCCGGCGGCGTCGTGCTCGACTGGAGCTACGCGCTCTGGCGGCAGGTCGCCTCCGTCGCCCAAGGGCGTGTGACGACGACGACAGTCCACCCTCCCCAGGGCGTGCCCGGCGGGGCGTCGGTCACCGGATCATCGTCGCTCACGGCGAGGGACGACGTCGTCCTCATCCCAGGAATCTACGAGCCTGCCGGCTTCATGGACCCCCTCCGCCGGAGGCTTCAGGAGTGGGGACACCGCGTCGTCGTGCTCCCGGAGCTGGGGTACAACCGACGGTCGATCCCTGAAACTGCGGACGTTGCCGCCGCCCGGCTCCGCGAGCTCGGGGTGAAGGACGCCGTCGTCATCGCCCACAGCAAGGGTGGCCTCGTGGGGAAGCTCCTCATGACGGCCTACACCCAGGACGCTCTCGTGGCCCGGATGCTCGCCATCGGCACACCGTTCGAAGGGGCCCGGTATTCGCGGTACGCGCCGACCCGGCCCCTGCGCTCGTTCTATCCCGGCCATCCAGTGCTCGGCTCGCTCGCGAAGAACCTCAAGGTGAACGCGAACATCGTCTCGGTCGGCGCGCGGGTCGACCCGCTTGTCGGGCGCTCGACGCAGCTCGAAGGCGGTCGCAATATCGTGCTTCCGGTGACCGGCCACTTCCGGATCCTCGCCAGTCCGGAGCTCATGACTGTGGTCGACGACTTCCTCCACGACGAAGTTGGCGGTTCCGGGGAGCAAGCAGGCTGAGTCGTTCGTTGAAGGTGCAGGAGGTTACTGTGCACAACCATCACAACGGGCTCAAGACCGCCGTCCTGTTCGGCGTCCTGTGGGCCGTGCTCCTCGGCATCGGGGGGCTTATCGGCGCGGGCACCCGCAGCGCCGCGCCGATCTGGCTGTTCGCGGCGATCGGCGTCGCGACGACCGCATACAGCTACTGGAACAGCGACAAGATCGCGCTCCGCTCCATGCAGGCCTACCCGGTCAGCGAAGCGGAGGCTCCGGGGCTCTATCAGATTGTCCGCGAGCTCTCGCAGCGGGCCAATCAGCCCATGCCGCGGATCTACATCTCGCCCACTCAGGCGCCCAATGCGTTCGCGACTGGACGCAACCCCCGGAACGCCGCCGTCTGCTGCACTGAGGGGATCCTCCAGATGCTCGACGCGCGCGAGCTCCGCGGGGTGCTCGGCCACGAGCTCATGCACGTCTACAACCGGGACATCCTCACGGCATCGATCGCTGCCGCGGTGGCCGGGGTGATCACGTCGGTCGCGCAGTTCGCGATGTTCTTCGGCGGCGGGGACAGCCGCAACCGGAACGCGAACCCGATCGCCCTCCTTGCGCTGGCCCTGCTCGCCCCGTTCGCAGCGAGCATGATCCAGCTGGCGATCTCGCGCACCCGCGAGTACGACGCCGACGAGGACGGCTCGCGCCTCACCGGCGACCCGCTCGGCCTCGCGTCCGCGCTCAGCAAGATCGAGGGCGGCGTGCGGCAGTACCCCTTGGCGAAGGACCAGTCGCTTGTCAACACCTCGCATCTCATGATCGCGAACCCGTTCAAGCGGGGCAGCGGCGTGGCCAACATGTTCTCGACCCACCCGCCGATGAAGGACCGCATCAACCGCCTCGAGAGCATGGCGGGGCGCTTGGAGCGCTGATCCACGCTTGCGCCGTCACCTCTGCAGGGTGCACACCCTGCAGAGGTGACGGCGCATCCTTTTGGGGGCGCGGAACTCTTGGGCGCGGAACTGTTGGGACCGGAACTCTTGGGCGCGCGAACTCTTTCGGGAGGCTAAGCTTTTTCGGTGCAAAGCCTGCTCGCCGATGTGACGCCCCTCAGGGAGAGCCTCGACTTCCGGCGCATCTGGACTGGGCAGCTCCTGAGCATCCTCGGAAGCCAGCTGACCCTCACCGCGGTGAGCCTTCAGGTCTACGACCTCACGCGCTCGAGCTTCGACGTCGGCGTGCTCGGTCTCGTCGCGCTCGTCCCGCTCATCGCCGCGGGCCTGTACGGCGGCGCGATCGTGGACGCCCACGATCGGCGCACCGTAGCGATCGCCTCGTCCGCGCTCCTGTGGGGCACGAGCGGGCTCATCGCGCTTCAGGCGTGGCTACACGTGGGGAGCGTCGCGCTCATCTACGTGCTCGTCGCGCTCCAGGCCCTCGGCTCCGGCATCAACATGCCCGCGAGGAGCAGCATCATCGCGCGGCTCATCCGGCCCGAGCTCCTCGTTGCGGCCAACTCCCTCAACATGATCACGTTCGGTCTCGGCGGGGCGATCGGGCCGCTCCTGGCGGGCGCGCTCGTGGCGAGCGTCGGGTACGGCTGGACCTACACGCTCGACGTGATGAGCTTCACCGTGGCCATGTGGGCGCTGTTCCGCCTGCCGTCGCTGCCGCCCGAGGGCGAGGTCCGGCGCGCAGGGCTGCGTTCTGTCGCGGAGGGCTTCAAATTCCTCGGCACGCGCCCGAACATCCGCATGACCTTCCTGGTTGACCTCTGCGCGATGGTCTTTGCGATGCCCCGCTCGCTCCTGCCGGCCGTCGCGGCAGTCTCGATCGGCGGAGGCGCCGCGACTGCCGGAGCCCTGCTCGGTGCCATCGCGGCCGGGACCTTCCTCGGCGGGCTCTTCTCCGGGCCCGTGGGGCGGCTGCGCAGACAGGGGCGGGGCGTGCTCCTCGCGGTTGCCGGATGGGGTGCGAGCATCCTTGCGTTCGGCCTCGTGGTCTTGGGTGCGGGCCGGAGCTCTCCGGGGGCAGTCACATGGTGGCTCGTGCCAGCGCTCCTGTGCATGGTGGCCGCGGGCGCGGCAGACTCGGTCAGCTCCTCGCTGCGGTCCACGATCCTCTTGGCGGCCACGCCCGACTCGATGCGGGGAAGGCTCCAAGGCGTGTTCACGGTCGTCGTCGCAGGCGGCCCACGGCTCGGCGATGTGTTCGCCGGCGGCATGGGGAGCTGGCTCGGGGAGGGACTCGCCGTCGTCGTCGGCGCGCTCGTGTGCATCGCGTTCGTCGGCGCGCTCCGCCTCGCCCAGCCGCGGTTCGCGGAGTACGACGCGCTGAACCCCACGCCGTAGCTAGCTCGCCGGGAGCTGCGCCGTGAAGTCGACGACGGCGGCCGCGAGCACGTCCGCCGCGGCGTCGTGAGTCTGGCCTTCAAGGGTGTCGAAGACCGATCCCGGAATCGCCTCGGCTGCCGCCCGCGCGCCGTCCTGCAGCATCTTCGGGCTGGCGCCGCCGGCCAGGACGAGCGCCGGGACGCTGATGGCGCCGAAGACGTCGGTGGGGATGGGACCGCCGAGGGCCGCGTCGTCGTGGGCGAGGGTTGGGGCGAGGCGCACGCCTTGGGGCCAGTACGGCGACTGGCGCATGCCCGCGATCGCCTCCGGTGGCAGGCCGACCCGTCCGAGGAAGAGGGCGAAGGCGCCGTCCTGGTCGTCGGCGTCGAGGCGGTCCCTGAGCGCGGCAGTGTAGGCATTGGCTGCTGCGAGGCCCTGCTCGTCCGTCGGATAGGGAGGCTCCCACATGACGAGCGCGCGGACGGGCAGCTTTGCGGCGGCCCGCGCAGCGAGCGCGGCGCCCGACGAGAGGCCGACCAGGATCGGGGCGGCCCCGACGAAGTCGAGCAGTGCGGCGATGTCCTCGATCTCGCGGTCGACGGCGAACGGCAGCGTGTCGGTGCTCTCGCCACGGCCGCGTCGATCGTAGTTGACGACGTCGAAGCGCTCGCCGAGCGCGTCGGCGAGGGCGGCGTCGGCTTGGCGGTCGCACGAGGCGCCCGCGACGAGAATGAGCGGTTCGCCCGCGCCGAGCCTGTCGAAGGCGATGACGGTTCCATCCTGCGAGGTCACGGTTTCCATGGGGATCACCGTAGGACGCGCAGGGCGATGAGGAAATGCTTGCGCGCGGCGACTCTGGGTGAAAAGCTGCATCCGGCATCTTGATTTATTGCCTTTGGCAACGGGCGTTTGGGGGAAATGGTGCGGATCAGGGCGGCTTCGTACTTGCGGGGCTTCGCAGCGACTGCGCTCGCGGTCGCCTTGGCCGGGTGCGGCGGGACGCCGGCTTCGACGGTCGGGGGCGGAGTGTC
Encoded proteins:
- a CDS encoding FAD-dependent oxidoreductase — protein: MTNVPVRPLRVAVIGAGPAGVYAADILTKSSEVRDAGLEVSIDLFDQYPAPYGLIRYGVAPDHPRIKGIVNALHKVLDRGDIRFIGNVAYGRDLTLGDFRHLYDAVVFATGAVKDARLEIPGADLEGSFGGADFVSWYDGHPDVPREWPLEAREVAVLGNGNVALDVARMLSKHAEDLLVTEIPDNVYQALRRSPVTDVHVFGRRGPAQIKFTPLELRELSHSRDVDIVLYPEDFEFDEASDEAIRTNNQVKTMVNTLANWIAEEKDTGASRRLHLHFLHNPVRIYDSPEAPGRVAGIRFERMELDGTGNVRGTGEFVDYPVQAVYRAIGYHGSELAELEYDEHRGVIPNDGGRVLDADGNPVPGVYTTGWIKRGPVGLIGHTKGDALETIGCLLEDRDSLPRAEDPDEHAIIALLEERGIEYTTWEGWNELDAHERALGEKFTAESAERGTPVQRERVKVVPREEMVRISRKNVG
- a CDS encoding sigma-70 family RNA polymerase sigma factor; translated protein: MTASADAEGTVAPSDAQLIAEVRAGATEAYARLFERHHSAAVGLARRYARNASDAEDLAAEGFANVLTALQGGSGPDSFFRAYLFTSIARLAARGNVKAARQTLSEDMERYEGEQPYDDPVLVGFESDAVSVAFRTLPERWQAVLWYTEVDGMPPAAVAPLLGLSPNAVSALALRAREGLRQAYLQAHIAPETVDDACAPFADKLGAYARNGLSPRKERKVREHVEACPSCSAALLEIQDVGAGMRAVIFPLVTALPFVAPAAGKIVGGGLALGGLEWLRRGAGKVGAANLVLVGIALAMVIAGGFAVVSLGWVPREPPAQAAAPTPSAGSPATGATTAPGASAPSSASSPSAPESGAVPVQGPAPVQEPAPVQEPEPVQESAPVQGLGPVQGPAPVQQPAYPFPAVVATALPAPAPVPVPVPSPTRAAPKLSPSATASPTLSATATPTPSPSPSSTVFPYTLTGAVTRASGTSAPGTSSTDTIQLKANPARKPSEPTEAVVTVRYGSLVQPAWSTPWSCSLFVDAAAASTTLTCSTPFDGGPQIPALTLDWGTATPPRIGGDAVLTSVLTGTSVSNRLVF
- a CDS encoding APC family permease, which encodes MQILRTKPIEQTLADSDEPGRRLKRSLSTWDLMIMGIAVAVGAGIFSVGAKAAASFAGPAVTVSFAIAAVACALAIMCYAEFATAIPVAGSAYVFTYATMGELLAWIIGWNLILELFTAGAVVAKYWGLYLSKVFALAGLNVPASVHLGPVELVWGPFLIVAIFTALLVLGTKLSARVANFFTIVKIAVVLFVIVVGFMYVKAQNYSPFVPAAVPSHASGSTAVLQQSLFSFATGSAPAQYGLFGVFAGAALVFFAFIGFDVVATSAEEVKNPQKTLPRGIFAGLGAVTLLYILVSLALTGMVPYTTLAAADQPTLTTAFEAVGNTGAAKVIAFGSLVGLTTVIMVLLMGFARVVLAMSRDGLLPRALSVTSEKRSTPARLQILCGALVALVAGLTQVDVLEEMINIGTLSAFVVVSLGIIVLRRRRPDLKPSFRVPFGKVIPIVSAVLCLYLMTNLAVETWIYWAGWLVIGLVIYFSYGQRHSRLNERFAQARQAVAPEARERVPSPES
- a CDS encoding TetR/AcrR family transcriptional regulator: MARPPRPERKTELLEQILEFLLDKTLADLTFRSLADGLGISSYVLVYHFGNREQLVAEIIRGIESRFERHRPGAERLSLDELVLWARTVFAQSLEHRGRQLQRLEFEAAVQDAVAERARGNSVSGYLSWCGFLTSWLEGEGFPDDDAAVWGRTFVASVMGILYDYVICGDREAVTASFEMLIDTFVRQLEAMRPCLGRRA
- a CDS encoding catalase, with protein sequence MTVNYSTTQSGAPVTSDAHAQSLGPDGAIILTDHYLVEKLAQFNRERVPERVVHAKGGGAFGVFKTTEDVSQYTKAALFQPDVETEMLIRFSSVAGENGSPDTWRDPRGFAVKFYTTEGNYDLVGNNTPVFFIRDGIKFPDFIHSQKRLPGSHLHDADMVWDFWTLSPESAHQVTWLMGDRGLPKTWRNMQGYGSHTYQWINAEGERFWVKYHFHTKQGVENLTNEEAQRIAGENADYYIQDLYENIEEGNFPSWDLFVQVMPYEEAKTYRYNPFDLTKTWSKKDYPLIKVGTMTLNRNPENYFAQIEQAAFAPSNFVPGIAASPDKMLQARIFSYADAHRYRVGTNHAQLPVNAPKNEVRNYSQDGSARFYFNSPETPVYAPNSLGGPTAVEPTNPGGGWENDGELTLAAHSLHAEDGDFVQPGILYREVFDDAARARFLDTIAGAIGGVKRADIKERAIQYWTNVDAELGAKLRAELGK
- a CDS encoding Fur family transcriptional regulator, with amino-acid sequence MERMHGDGRQPSVPAWSAALREHGRRVTRQRLAVLDAVDRHPHSSADAILALAREDLPELTPQSVYVVLGDLTDLGMLRRFEPPHSPALYETRVGDNHHHAICSVCGRVEDVECAVGHAPCLTPSETHGMTIMIADVTYVGICSDCAAKQHAPSGSPQSLPST